A stretch of DNA from Actinomycetota bacterium:
GTATTCCCGGCGAGCTCAACCCTCGGAGGGGATTTCACGGCTGTCCGCGCCCGCGGGAGCTCGGTCGACGATGTTCGCGCGAGCGCTCAAATCCCGCCGAAGGAGGGCCGGAAACCGCCGCGGCGATCTTCCGACTTACCTACGCTTCATCATGGAGACCGGAGGAGAAACCCCGCCGCCCGCCCCGTGGCGGCCGCGTAAGGTTCCGCTGTCCTTGCGTGCGGCACCCCGACATCCGATCGAGCGGCTCACTCACAGCAGGGGAAGAGCGCGGTATCTGCCCCCGGCCTCCTCCGCCACCAGACCCCGCAGGACCAGGGACGACAGCCGCGCGAGCAGCTCTCCCGCCGGCCTGCCGGTCTTCGCCGCCAGCCAGTCCAGGCCGCACGGCCCACCCCGCAACAGCTCGAGGCAGGCCGCCTCCTCCGCGGTGAGCGCCTCCCTCTCCTCCGCCTCTCCCCCCGGCGCGGCCGTTCCCTCACGCCGCGCGAGGTCCAGGCCCTTCGCGACCTCCCAGGGCAGCTCCTCGCAGATATCGGCGACCTCCATGACCAGCTTCGCCCCCTTCTGGATCAGGCCGTTGGTCCCGAGAGAGAGGGGGTTGCCGATGGGCCCGGGCACGGCCATGACCTCCCTACCCTCCTCCAGCGCGATCTCCGCAGTGATTAGGGCGCCGCTCTTCCGTGAAGCCTCCACCACCACCACGGCATGGCTCAGACCGGCTATTATGCGGTTACGGCAGGGGAAATGCCACGGGAGCGGTTCCGTGCCGGGGGGAAACTCGCTTATTATGCATCCCCGCTCCGCTATCTCCCGCAGCAGCGAGGCGTGCCCCGGAGGATAGACGCGGTCCACCCCGCATCCCAGCACGGCCACCGTATGCCCTCCGGCCTTAAGGCATCCCTGGTGGGCCTTTCCATCCACCCCGTATGCCGCTCCCGATACCACGGTGATGCCCAGGCGCGCCAGTTCCTCCCCCAGGGTACGCGCGACGAAGCTGCCGTAGCTCGACGCCTTTCGCGAGCCCACCACCGCCACGCACGGCCGCTCCCGCGGCGGCATCTCTCCCCGCACGAAGAGCACGGCCGGGGGGTCGTAGATGGCGGCGAGCAGGCGCGGGTACGAGGGGTCGCCGGGCACAAGGACCTTGATCCCCGCGCGGGCAAGCTCCTCCAGGACCTCCCCGGGGCGAACCGACGCGCACCTTTCCGCCCAGGCCTCCGATCTCGCCCCTCCCACAAGGGCGACCGCACGCCCACCGCCGTGGGCCAGCACCTCCCACAGCTCTTTTGCGCCTCCCGCGAGCGCCATGAGCTTTGAAAGAGAGAGCACGCTCATGCCGGGAAGGCATGCCAGCGCCGCCCTATATGCCGCTTCCAACCCGCACCTCCCCATAGGAACAAATCTGCGAGAGCTTGTTGAGCATCACGTATCGCATCTCCCCCTTCGGCGCAGCGGGGCGCTTGTCCCGTGCGCTACGGTACCCGATGGCGATCTTATATGCCGCTTCCAACCCGCACCTCCCCGGCCATGAACGAGCCCCAGAGCCTCTCCAGGGTCCGGTACTGCACCGCCTCGGCGAGGTCCGAGACCCCGACGCGGTCGCGTCCCGCAAGGTCGGCGATGGTCCTCGCCACCCTGAGGCACCGGTCGAAACCGCGCGCCGTGAGCCCCAGGCGCTCGCAGGCCGTGAACATGAAGCGCTTTTCCTCCTCGCCGAGTCGGCATGCGGCCCGCAGGGCGGCCAGCCCTACGCTCGCGTTGGTGAGGCCCTTCCCGCCCCAGCGCTCCCTCTGCCTCTCGCGCGCCCTGATGACCCTCTCCCTCACCGCCTCCGACCTCTCGCCGGCGGGAAGTTCCACCAGCTCCCTGGGGCCAAGCCGAGGTACTTCCACCTGGAGGTCGATGCGGTCCAGCAGGGGGCCCGACACGCGCCCGTAGTAGCTCCTCACCCGGGAGGGCGCGCACGAACAGGCGCGCCTCGAGTCTCCCAGGTACCCGCAGGGACAGGGGTTCATGCCCGCCACCAGGAGGAAGCGCGCTGGGAAGCTGGTGCAGACCAGCGAGCGCGAGATGCTCACCTTTCCCGATTCCATGGGCTGTCGCAAGACCTCCAGCGCGTCGCGCTTGAACTCCGGCAGCTCGTCCAGGAAGAGGACACCGTGGTGGCTGAGGGTGATCTCGCCCGGGCGGGGGAAGTTCTTGCCCCCGCCCACCAGGCCTACGTGGGATATGGAGTGGTGTGGGGAGCGGAAGGGCGGCCGCGTGGAGAGCGGCCGCTCCGGGTCCAGTATGCCCGCCACGCTGTGGATGCTCGCGACCTCCAGCACCTCCTCTCCCTCCAGGGGCGGCATGATGCCGGGAAGCCTCTCGGCCAGCATAGACTTCCCGGACCCCGGGGGGCCGACCAGGAGGAGGTTGTGAAAGCCGGCCGCCGCTATCTCCAGGGCCCGTTTGGCGTGGGTCTGCCCCTTGACCTCGGAGAGGCAGGGAGGCTCTTCCTCTCGGACCTCTTCCTGGACCGGCTGCTTCTCGGGGGCGCCTTCGCCCTGCAGGTAATCCAGGGCCTGACGCAGGCTCTCCACCCCCGTGACCCTGATGCCCCCGATGCGCGCCGCCTCGCGCAGGTTCTGCGCCGGGAGGATTATCTCCTCACGCCCCTGCCTCCTGGCCCAGAGGGCCATGGCCAGGGCACCCCTCACCCCGCGTACCTTCCCGTCCAAGGCCAGCTCTCCCACCACCAGCCTTCCCTTTAGGGCGGAGGGATCCAGGGCGCCGGATACGGAGAGGATGGCGAGGGCGATGGGAAGATCGAGATTGGAGCCCTCCTTGCGCAGGTGGGCGGGGGCGAGGTTCACGGTGATGAGCTGGCGGCAGAAGAGCAGCTCCGAGTTGGCCACCGCCGCCTTGATGCGGCGGTAGGATTCCCTCACCGCCGCGTCGGGCAGCCCCACCATGTAGATGCCGGGGAGGCTTCCCGAGGTGTTGACCTCCACCTCCACCTGTACCACCTCCATCCCGAGGATGGAGCAGCTCTCGACCCTCGCGTACATCGCAACACCTCCTATATAAGTTGAGCATATTTTACAACTGGGGTATGACAAATATATTTACAGACATAAAAGCTTCCCGCTCGGGGAAGATCCGGGGGTGCCCGTTGCCTTCCGCACCGGCCGCGGCCGTCTTTCGACGCGGCCACGGCGGTCAAGGGGTGGAGATCGGAGACCCGGTCCGGGAATCTGGTAATATATTACAGATTCCTATCGAGATGAGGGTAAGGCAAGCCCATGTTCGCGGTTATCGAATGAACGGCGGCTCCCGTCGCCCGCCTCCCGCCTGTGGACTCGGTGAAAGGACAGGCTCGGTGTCCGGGGTCCCTCATGGGCTGGCGGTCTCCGTCGCCCTCCGCCCCGCCAGCCACGAGAACAGGCATCCCAGGAAGAGGAGGGCGGGGACGGCCCACCATGTCCTCGCCATGACGCCCCAACCCCCCGAGATGTAACCCCGGCGGGAGAGATACCAGAGAGCGGGAGGCAGGGTCGTCCCCAGGGCCAGCGCGTTGGTGACCAGGGATACCAGCACTCCCCTCACGCCCGCACGCCGCGCTATCTTCACGTCGGGATAATACAGGGCCGCGAGCAGCGACAGGCCCAGCACCGCCAGGGCGGCCAACGCCACCGCCGTGTTGTCGTAGCTGACCCATATGGCCACCATCACGAAGATGAAGAACAACCCCAGCGCGAGGATGCCGTAGATCACCTTGTGCAGCAGGGACATGAGCGTCAGCCTCAGGAAGGAAGGGGGGCGCTGCACCCGCACCCTGCGGATCTGCTCCTCCAGCTCGAAGGCCTCCGTATCATCGGGGACGGCGTCGAGGTCCCGCTCGCAGTTGAAACAGTATTCGTCGCTGTCCAGGTTGTTCCTGCCGCACCAGGGACAGGGCTTCATACGCCTCCTCCCTCGCCGTACCCAGACGCCCTCGACGGAGGAAACCATGCGTTGTGACTGTGCCTCACGGCTCCCCCACCTCGAAGGCGTCTTGCACGTGCACTATTCTCCAACCGCCTCCCGTTTTTAGCAAGGCGATCACGTCGAATCGGCATTCCCTGCCTCCCTCGCCCCTCTCCGCCAGGTAAAAGGCGGCCGCGCGGGCCATGCGTCTCCTCCTCCGCTCGTCCACCGCCCCCAGCGCCTCCTCCACGTCCCCACCGCGGCGCGTCTTCACCTCGCAGAAGACCAGCACCTCCCCCCTGGCCGCGATCACGTCCAGCTCGCCGAAGGGGCAGCGGTAATTGCGCTCCATGATACGGTAGCCGCGGCGCCTCAGGAAAGCGGCCGCCGCCTCCTCTCCCGCCGCTCCCAGCTCGTGGATCCCCGACCCCATCCCCGCCTTCACTCCCGGGGGATCAATTCCATCTGCGCCACCCGCCGGAAGCTGCCGCGGTGGCACGCCGCCGGGCCGTGCTCCGCGATGGCCTCCAGGTGCAGGGCGGTGCCGTAGCCCTTGTGCCGCTCGAAACCGTACTGCGGGCAGCACACCCACCAGTGCCACATGAGATGGTCTCGTATCACCTTGGCCAGGATGGAGGCGGCGGCCACGCAGCGGCAGCTGCGATCCGCGTGCACCACGCTCCACTGCGGGAGGTTCAGGCCGTCCACGCGGTAGTAGTCCACCACCGCCAGGTCGGGGGGAGGCGAAAGCCCCGCCAGGGCTTCCCGCAACGCCGCGATGTTGCTCTCCTGCAGCCCCCTCCCGTCGATCTCGGCCGCGGACACGCAGGCGAAGGACCAGCTCTCGGCGCTTTCCAGGATGCGCGCGAAGAGCTCCTGCCTCCGTCCCGGAGACAGGCGCTTGGAATCGTCCAGCCCCCTCAATCCCCCCAGCTCTGCCCCCTGCGGCAGGATCACCGCCGCGGCGACAAGCGGTCCCGCCAGGGCTCCCCTGCCGGCCTCGTCCGCGCCGGCCACGCGCCGGTAGCCCATGCGGTGTGCCCATGTCTCGGCGGCAAGCCCTTCGGGGTTCAAGACCCCCACCCGCCTAGAGGGATGACCAGCGGCTGGGAGGCCACCATGTGGCCACCGCCCTCCCGATTATCGCCCGCAGGGGGACGAAGCCCCAGCGCCGGCTGTCATTGGAGTTGGGGCGGTTGTCCCCCATGACCATCACGCACCCCTCGGGAACCTCCCACCTGCCGTTGGCGTTGTCGCGCACATACTCGTAATGCGCCTCGTAGGGCTCGCCGTTCACGAAGAGCTCGCCGTCGCGCAGCTCCACGGTGTCGCCCCCCACCCCCACCACGCGCTTGATAAAGGGCAGGGATTCTTGGTGGGTGATGTTGAGCACCTCGGCCAGCAGGTCCAGGGAGCGGGAGAGGCCGTTGCTCCCCTGGGTCCAGTTCGCGGTATCGTTGGGGTCGAAGCGGAAGACGATGATCTCGCCCCGGCGCGGCTCGCGAAAATGATAGGTGATCCTGTCCACGAGCACCCTGTCGCCCTCCCGCAGCGTGGGCTCCATGGAGGGGGAAGGGATGAGGAAGGGCTTGGTAACAAACGCCTGCAGGTAGATGGCGATGACCAGCGCGATGATGAAGAGCACCGCGAACTCCAGGACCACGCCTATCCAGTGTGCGCGGTCGTGCGGGTCGTTCGCGGAGCTCAGGTCCGAGGGTTCTCCAGGGACAGGCACATGCTCCCGGTCTCCCGGTGGTGTGGTCGGTCCGTCGTCGGTGTCAGGGGTCATGGGGAACCCGCTCAGGTCCTGCGCTTCTCCTTGATCCTGGCCGCCTTTCCGACCCGGTCGCGCAGGTAGTAGAGCTTCGCCCTCCTCACCCTCCCCTGGGTCACCACCTCTATCTTGGAGATGATGGGGGAGTGTACGGGGAAGGTGCGCTCCACGCCCACCCCGAACGAGACCTTGCGCACGGTGAAGGTCTCGCGCAGGCCTCCGCCCTTGCGCGCTATCACCACGCCCTGGAAGACCTGGATGCGCTCGCGGTTGCCCTCCACCACCCTGACGTGGACCTTTACCGTGTCTCCGGGCCGGAAGTCCGGTATGTCATCCCGCAGGTATTCGCTCTCCACCATGTCCGTCTTCTGCATCTTCCTTCCTCCTTTCCGCTATATTACAACCCAAGGCCGCCCCCGAGGGCAAGCCCCCGGGCGTGACGTCGAGGATCACGGCCCCGGCGCCGTCCCCGCCCCGGACCTCTCCCCGACCCGCTGCATCCGCGAGGGCGGCGACGCACCTCCCGCGCTCAACCCGGCTCCTCCACGCCGCCGCCACGATCCCCGCGCAGCAGGTCGGGGCGTACCCGTTCCGTGAAGGCGCGCGCGGCCTCCCGGCGCCACCTCTCCACCGCGGCATGGTCGCCGGAGAGCAGCACCTCCGGGACCTTCCAGCCCAGGTATTCAGCGGGGCGCGTGTACTGCGGGTATTCCAGCATGCCGCCGCTGAAGGACTCCTCCTCCAGGGAAGCACGGTTCCCCACCACCCCCGGCACGAGGCGCGCCACCGCGTCGATGACCACCAGGGCCGCGAACTCGCCCCCCGACAGCACGTAGTCCCCCACGGACAAGGCCGAGGTGCAGAGGTGCTCCAGCACCCGCTCGTCTATGCCCTCGTAGCGGCCGCAGATGAGGGCCAGGCGGGGCAGCGCCGCCAGCTCCGCCACCCGGCGCTGGGTCAGCCTCTCGCCCCGCGGCGTGAGCATCACCACCTCGACCTCCTCCCGCAGGCGCTCGATATCCTCCAGGCCGTAGCCGAGGGACGAGGTCACCGCCTCGAAGACCGGCTCCGGCTTCATGACCATGCCCGCCCCTCCCCCGAAGGGCGCGTCGTCCACCTGGCGGTGCTTTCCCTTCCCGTGTTCGCGGATATCGTGTACGCGCACCTCCAGGACCCCTCCCGCTATGGCCTTGCCCAACAGGCCCTCCCTCAGGGGGGAGTCGAAGATGGCCGGGAATATGGTGAACACGTCTATGCGCATCTCGCCCCTCCGGAAAGAAAGACCGCCTTACAGCTCCAGGAGGCCGGGGAGCGGCTCGATGACCATGGTCCCGGACACCTCGTCCACTTCCCTGACCACCGGGGCGATGGCGGGGATGAGGAACTCGCGTTCTCCCCGCACCACCAGCACGTCGTTGGCGCCCGTCTCCATGACCTCCACCACCTCGCCCAGCACCCTTCCCTCGCGGGTCCGTACTTCCAGCCCCAGGAGCTGATGTTCCCACATGGCGGAAGGGGGAGGCTCTCCGGTCTCATCCGGGGTGATGAACAGCTTCCTGCCGCAGAGCGCCCCCGCTCCCTGCCTGGTGTCGATACCCCGGAACCTCACCTTGAGTCCCTCGCGGTCCTTCTCCGCCTCCTCCAGCAGCAGCCGCTCGCCGCCCTCCCTCCCCTCCAGGATGAAGGAGTTGCCGGGGGTGAAACGCCGCGGGTTCTCGGAGAGCACTTCCACCCGCATCCAGCCCAGGACGCCGTGGGGCTTGAGCACCCTCCCCACCACCACCAGCGATACCCTGCGGGCGCGGGGAGCCATGGGGATCAGTCTATTATCTCGACGATGGCGTTGCGGCCTTCCCTGGTGGCCGAGGCTTTGATGAGGGTGCGCATGGCCTGGGCGATGCGGCCGTTCTTGCCTATGACCTTGCCCACGTCGTCGGGGTGTACGCGCAGCTGCAGGATGATGGACCTCTCTCCCTCCACCGTGGTGACCTCGACGCCGTCCGGGTTGTCCACCAGCGACCTGGCAAGATATTCCAACAGCTCCTTCACTTCGGCCCCCCTGCCCGTGTCCCTGTCAGCCTGCACTTCTCTCCTCCCGGAACCTCTGCCATATGCCCTTGGCCTCCAGGAGCTTGCGCACCTGGTCCGTGGGCTGCGCCCCGTCGCGCAGCCATTTGAGGACCTTCTCCTCGTCGAACTCGATCAGGGAGGGCTCCGTGCGGGGGTCGTAGCGACCCAGGACCTCTATGAACCTTCCGTCACGGGGACTGCGGGCGTCGGCGGCCACCACCCGGTAATAGGGCTTC
This window harbors:
- the dprA gene encoding DNA-protecting protein DprA translates to MSVLSLSKLMALAGGAKELWEVLAHGGGRAVALVGGARSEAWAERCASVRPGEVLEELARAGIKVLVPGDPSYPRLLAAIYDPPAVLFVRGEMPPRERPCVAVVGSRKASSYGSFVARTLGEELARLGITVVSGAAYGVDGKAHQGCLKAGGHTVAVLGCGVDRVYPPGHASLLREIAERGCIISEFPPGTEPLPWHFPCRNRIIAGLSHAVVVVEASRKSGALITAEIALEEGREVMAVPGPIGNPLSLGTNGLIQKGAKLVMEVADICEELPWEVAKGLDLARREGTAAPGGEAEEREALTAEEAACLELLRGGPCGLDWLAAKTGRPAGELLARLSSLVLRGLVAEEAGGRYRALPLL
- a CDS encoding YifB family Mg chelatase-like AAA ATPase translates to MYARVESCSILGMEVVQVEVEVNTSGSLPGIYMVGLPDAAVRESYRRIKAAVANSELLFCRQLITVNLAPAHLRKEGSNLDLPIALAILSVSGALDPSALKGRLVVGELALDGKVRGVRGALAMALWARRQGREEIILPAQNLREAARIGGIRVTGVESLRQALDYLQGEGAPEKQPVQEEVREEEPPCLSEVKGQTHAKRALEIAAAGFHNLLLVGPPGSGKSMLAERLPGIMPPLEGEEVLEVASIHSVAGILDPERPLSTRPPFRSPHHSISHVGLVGGGKNFPRPGEITLSHHGVLFLDELPEFKRDALEVLRQPMESGKVSISRSLVCTSFPARFLLVAGMNPCPCGYLGDSRRACSCAPSRVRSYYGRVSGPLLDRIDLQVEVPRLGPRELVELPAGERSEAVRERVIRARERQRERWGGKGLTNASVGLAALRAACRLGEEEKRFMFTACERLGLTARGFDRCLRVARTIADLAGRDRVGVSDLAEAVQYRTLERLWGSFMAGEVRVGSGI
- a CDS encoding YraN family protein, whose product is MGSGIHELGAAGEEAAAAFLRRRGYRIMERNYRCPFGELDVIAARGEVLVFCEVKTRRGGDVEEALGAVDERRRRRMARAAAFYLAERGEGGRECRFDVIALLKTGGGWRIVHVQDAFEVGEP
- a CDS encoding ribonuclease HII; translation: MNPEGLAAETWAHRMGYRRVAGADEAGRGALAGPLVAAAVILPQGAELGGLRGLDDSKRLSPGRRQELFARILESAESWSFACVSAAEIDGRGLQESNIAALREALAGLSPPPDLAVVDYYRVDGLNLPQWSVVHADRSCRCVAAASILAKVIRDHLMWHWWVCCPQYGFERHKGYGTALHLEAIAEHGPAACHRGSFRRVAQMELIPRE
- the lepB gene encoding signal peptidase I, translating into MPVPGEPSDLSSANDPHDRAHWIGVVLEFAVLFIIALVIAIYLQAFVTKPFLIPSPSMEPTLREGDRVLVDRITYHFREPRRGEIIVFRFDPNDTANWTQGSNGLSRSLDLLAEVLNITHQESLPFIKRVVGVGGDTVELRDGELFVNGEPYEAHYEYVRDNANGRWEVPEGCVMVMGDNRPNSNDSRRWGFVPLRAIIGRAVATWWPPSRWSSL
- the rplS gene encoding 50S ribosomal protein L19, which gives rise to MQKTDMVESEYLRDDIPDFRPGDTVKVHVRVVEGNRERIQVFQGVVIARKGGGLRETFTVRKVSFGVGVERTFPVHSPIISKIEVVTQGRVRRAKLYYLRDRVGKAARIKEKRRT
- the trmD gene encoding tRNA (guanosine(37)-N1)-methyltransferase TrmD, whose amino-acid sequence is MRIDVFTIFPAIFDSPLREGLLGKAIAGGVLEVRVHDIREHGKGKHRQVDDAPFGGGAGMVMKPEPVFEAVTSSLGYGLEDIERLREEVEVVMLTPRGERLTQRRVAELAALPRLALICGRYEGIDERVLEHLCTSALSVGDYVLSGGEFAALVVIDAVARLVPGVVGNRASLEEESFSGGMLEYPQYTRPAEYLGWKVPEVLLSGDHAAVERWRREAARAFTERVRPDLLRGDRGGGVEEPG
- the rimM gene encoding 16S rRNA processing protein RimM, which encodes MAPRARRVSLVVVGRVLKPHGVLGWMRVEVLSENPRRFTPGNSFILEGREGGERLLLEEAEKDREGLKVRFRGIDTRQGAGALCGRKLFITPDETGEPPPSAMWEHQLLGLEVRTREGRVLGEVVEVMETGANDVLVVRGEREFLIPAIAPVVREVDEVSGTMVIEPLPGLLEL
- a CDS encoding KH domain-containing protein gives rise to the protein MKELLEYLARSLVDNPDGVEVTTVEGERSIILQLRVHPDDVGKVIGKNGRIAQAMRTLIKASATREGRNAIVEIID
- the rpsP gene encoding 30S ribosomal protein S16; protein product: MVKIRLRRMGGKKKPYYRVVAADARSPRDGRFIEVLGRYDPRTEPSLIEFDEEKVLKWLRDGAQPTDQVRKLLEAKGIWQRFREERSAG